One genomic segment of Streptomyces niveus includes these proteins:
- a CDS encoding helix-turn-helix transcriptional regulator, translating to MEKQTHPHGDRELCEPAIRLYTEALRAGRINRAELTPAPCLAEMALLYPDPQDDAWMCPVLPSAALAHLLQPITREIDERVRLTASLVDSLAPLSAVVAEDPSVSITVLDGHELIDAKVGEAARAATVEILTVQPGFSRERKLMMAGLARSLAAIERGARLRHLYQHPARYSPHIKEYLEQVPADRLEVRTVEQTVERLIIVDRAVAFIPASANRHTALEIRHPALITYLVQVYEVLWAHATPMTERPPTVSPDLPVTSVQRSIARLLVEGTSDEMVARKMGISVRTCRSHIAKLTQALNASSRTHLGALLIQSGLVEPPTKTHP from the coding sequence GTGGAGAAACAGACGCATCCACACGGTGACCGGGAGCTGTGCGAGCCGGCGATCCGCCTCTACACCGAGGCGCTGCGCGCAGGCCGGATCAACCGCGCCGAACTCACGCCCGCGCCCTGCCTCGCCGAGATGGCACTGCTGTACCCCGATCCGCAGGACGACGCGTGGATGTGCCCGGTGCTGCCGTCTGCGGCCCTGGCGCACCTGCTTCAGCCCATCACGCGCGAGATCGACGAACGCGTGCGGCTCACCGCGTCCCTGGTCGACTCACTCGCGCCGCTGAGCGCCGTCGTCGCCGAAGACCCCAGCGTCTCCATCACCGTGCTCGACGGGCACGAGTTGATCGACGCGAAGGTCGGCGAGGCCGCCCGCGCCGCGACGGTGGAGATCCTCACGGTCCAGCCGGGCTTCAGCCGGGAGCGCAAACTCATGATGGCGGGGCTGGCCCGCTCCCTCGCCGCCATCGAACGAGGCGCCCGGTTGAGGCACTTGTACCAGCACCCGGCGCGCTACAGCCCGCACATCAAGGAGTACCTGGAGCAGGTGCCGGCCGACCGGCTGGAGGTACGCACGGTCGAGCAGACCGTCGAACGCCTGATCATCGTCGACCGCGCCGTGGCCTTCATCCCCGCCAGCGCCAACCGCCACACGGCCCTGGAGATCCGGCACCCCGCCCTGATCACCTATCTCGTCCAGGTCTACGAGGTCCTGTGGGCCCACGCCACTCCGATGACGGAGCGCCCGCCCACCGTCTCCCCGGACCTGCCCGTCACCTCCGTCCAGCGCAGCATCGCCCGCCTCCTCGTCGAAGGCACCAGCGACGAGATGGTCGCCCGCAAGATGGGCATCAGCGTCCGCACCTGCCGCTCCCACATAGCCAAACTGACCCAGGCCCTCAACGCCTCCAGCCGCACCCACCTCGGCGCCCTGCTGATCCAGTCGGGCCTGGTCGAACCCCCGACGAAGACCCACCCGTGA
- the grpE gene encoding nucleotide exchange factor GrpE: protein MTEETPGFEEKPDVPSGATPEDAAPKAAEPDSAKESGPAGPPAGDVQQDATQTALIAQLDQVRTALGERTADLQRLQAEYQNYRRRVERDRVTVKEIAVASLLTELLPVLDDIGRAREHDELVGGFKSVAESLETVAAKMGLQQFGKEGEPFDPTIHEALMHSYAPDVTEDTCVAILQPGYRFGERTIRPARVAVAEPQPGVQPGEKASSADEPDTDEESGGPDEG from the coding sequence GTGACGGAGGAGACTCCGGGCTTCGAAGAGAAGCCCGACGTCCCTTCAGGCGCCACCCCCGAAGACGCCGCGCCGAAGGCCGCCGAGCCGGACTCCGCCAAGGAGTCCGGCCCGGCGGGCCCCCCGGCAGGGGACGTACAACAAGACGCAACGCAGACGGCGCTGATCGCTCAGCTGGACCAGGTCCGTACGGCGCTCGGTGAGCGCACGGCAGACCTCCAGCGTCTTCAGGCCGAGTACCAGAACTACCGCCGCCGGGTCGAGCGGGACCGGGTCACGGTCAAGGAGATCGCTGTCGCGAGCCTCCTCACCGAGCTGCTGCCCGTGCTCGACGACATCGGGCGCGCCCGGGAACACGACGAGCTCGTGGGCGGGTTCAAGTCGGTGGCGGAATCGCTGGAGACGGTGGCCGCGAAGATGGGCCTCCAGCAGTTCGGCAAGGAGGGCGAGCCCTTCGACCCGACGATCCACGAGGCCCTGATGCACAGCTACGCGCCGGATGTCACCGAGGACACGTGCGTCGCGATCCTGCAGCCTGGGTACCGGTTCGGCGAGCGGACCATCAGGCCCGCTCGCGTCGCCGTGGCGGAGCCCCAGCCGGGGGTCCAGCCCGGGGAGAAGGCGTCGAGCGCCGACGAGCCGGACACGGACGAGGAGAGCGGTGGCCCGGACGAGGGCTGA
- a CDS encoding pyridoxamine 5'-phosphate oxidase family protein yields MAQDVRDPDPGYLAFWGERHLCTLTTLRPDGTPHVVPVGVTYEPEAAMARVITNKNSTKVANILAAGPDGGRVAVCQVHGGRWATLEGLATVRTEADRVADAVGRYAARYERTPAPNPDRVVIEIAVDRALGRG; encoded by the coding sequence ATGGCCCAAGACGTACGCGATCCCGACCCCGGATATCTCGCCTTCTGGGGAGAGCGCCACCTGTGCACCCTGACCACTCTCCGGCCGGACGGCACACCGCACGTCGTGCCGGTGGGCGTGACGTACGAACCGGAGGCCGCGATGGCACGTGTCATCACCAACAAGAACTCGACCAAGGTCGCCAACATCCTGGCGGCGGGCCCCGACGGAGGCCGGGTCGCGGTCTGCCAGGTCCACGGCGGGCGCTGGGCGACGCTTGAGGGCCTCGCGACGGTACGCACAGAGGCCGATCGGGTCGCGGACGCCGTAGGCCGTTACGCGGCCCGCTACGAACGCACGCCGGCGCCCAACCCGGACCGGGTCGTCATCGAGATCGCCGTCGACCGCGCGCTGGGCAGAGGATGA
- a CDS encoding heat shock protein transcriptional repressor HspR: MDGVGRRRPHSSFNRAYELTEESPVYVISVAAQLSGLHPQTLRQYDRLGLVSPDRTAGRGRRYSARDIELLRQVQQLSQDEGINLAGIKRIIELENQVAALQARVAELGAAVDGAAAAMRQREAQVHASYRRDLVPYQDVQQTSALVVWRPKPKLSSD, from the coding sequence ATGGACGGGGTCGGGCGGCGTCGACCGCACTCATCGTTCAACCGAGCCTACGAACTGACCGAAGAGTCGCCCGTCTACGTCATCTCGGTGGCGGCCCAGCTGTCCGGGCTGCACCCGCAGACACTGCGCCAGTACGACCGGCTGGGCCTGGTCTCACCGGACCGTACGGCGGGCCGCGGCAGGCGCTACTCGGCGCGTGACATCGAACTGCTCCGGCAGGTGCAGCAGTTGTCGCAGGACGAGGGCATCAACCTGGCCGGCATCAAGCGGATCATCGAGCTGGAGAACCAGGTCGCGGCGCTCCAGGCGCGTGTGGCGGAACTCGGCGCGGCGGTGGACGGCGCGGCGGCGGCGATGCGCCAGCGCGAGGCCCAGGTCCACGCGTCGTACCGGCGGGACCTGGTGCCGTATCAGGACGTGCAGCAGACGAGCGCGCTGGTGGTGTGGCGGCCGAAGCCGAAGCTGTCGTCGGACTAG
- the dnaJ gene encoding molecular chaperone DnaJ encodes MSTKDFVEKDYYKVLGVPKDATEAEIKKAYRKLAREFHPDANKGDAKAEERFKQISEANDVLGDPKRRKEYDEARSLFGNGGGFRAGPGAGGGGGSFNFDLGDLFGGGPQGGGQGPQGQSGAGGFGGGLGDVFGGLFNRGGPGTGTRTQPRRGQDIESEVTLSFTEAVDGATVPLRMSSQAPCKACSGTGDKNGSPRVCPTCVGTGQVSRGTGGGFSLTDPCVDCKGRGLIAQDPCDVCKGSGRAKSSRTMQVRIPAGVSDGQRIRLRGKGAPGERGGPAGDLYVVVHVGSHPVFGRKDDNLTVTVPVTFVEAALGGEVKVPTLGGPAVTLKLPAGTPNGRTMRARGKGAVRKDGSRGDLLVTVEVVVPKDLGAEARDALETYRKATVGENPRDELFQAAKGA; translated from the coding sequence ATGAGTACCAAGGACTTCGTGGAGAAGGACTACTACAAGGTTCTCGGCGTCCCCAAGGACGCCACCGAGGCCGAGATCAAGAAGGCGTACCGGAAGCTCGCCCGCGAGTTCCACCCGGACGCCAACAAGGGTGACGCCAAGGCCGAGGAGCGCTTCAAGCAGATCTCCGAGGCCAACGACGTGCTCGGCGACCCCAAGCGGCGCAAGGAGTACGACGAGGCCCGCTCGCTCTTCGGCAACGGTGGCGGCTTCCGGGCCGGCCCCGGTGCCGGTGGTGGTGGCGGGTCCTTCAACTTCGATCTGGGCGACCTCTTCGGAGGCGGCCCCCAGGGCGGCGGCCAGGGACCCCAGGGCCAGAGCGGCGCCGGCGGCTTCGGCGGCGGGCTCGGGGACGTGTTCGGCGGCCTCTTCAACAGAGGCGGTCCCGGCACCGGCACGCGTACGCAGCCGCGCCGCGGCCAGGACATCGAGTCCGAGGTGACGCTCAGCTTCACCGAGGCGGTCGACGGGGCCACGGTCCCGCTGCGGATGTCCAGCCAGGCGCCCTGCAAGGCGTGTTCGGGCACCGGCGACAAGAACGGTTCGCCGCGGGTCTGCCCGACGTGCGTCGGCACCGGACAGGTGTCGCGCGGCACGGGCGGCGGCTTCTCGCTGACCGACCCGTGCGTGGACTGCAAGGGCCGTGGGCTGATCGCCCAGGACCCGTGCGACGTCTGCAAGGGCAGCGGCCGCGCCAAGTCCTCGCGGACCATGCAGGTCCGGATCCCGGCGGGCGTCAGCGACGGCCAGCGGATCCGGCTGCGCGGCAAGGGCGCTCCCGGCGAGCGCGGCGGTCCGGCGGGCGACCTGTACGTGGTCGTCCATGTCGGCTCGCACCCGGTCTTCGGCCGCAAGGACGACAACCTCACCGTCACCGTGCCGGTCACCTTCGTGGAGGCTGCGCTCGGCGGCGAGGTCAAGGTCCCGACGCTGGGCGGTCCCGCGGTCACCCTGAAACTGCCCGCGGGCACGCCCAACGGCCGTACGATGCGCGCCCGGGGGAAGGGTGCCGTACGCAAGGACGGCAGCCGTGGCGACCTCCTGGTCACCGTCGAGGTGGTCGTTCCCAAGGATCTCGGCGCCGAGGCCCGTGACGCGCTGGAGACCTACCGGAAGGCGACCGTGGGGGAGAACCCGCGGGACGAGCTGTTCCAGGCAGCGAAGGGAGCGTGA
- a CDS encoding helix-turn-helix transcriptional regulator — MVSDQGNSGHRHRPGELCEAGKNLYAAALRTGRLSRSEAEAAPCLLDLALLRPDPDDTRWLRPVPPAIALNQLTHPIEREIQERRQLAVSLADTFEPFMTLTTLDPSTTHAVTVLEGLSLINSTLDRVTAECAEELLTVQPGSGRPPDALEEALRRVHPLINKGVKMRTLYQHTARHHPSTLAYVERVAPHGVEVRTLEEIIERLIIVDRKVAFVPASRDRQIALELRHEGLVQYLVGVFEQFWLHGTPWDDQLSYAPEIDGITSIQRSIAKLLIDGHVDEAIARRLGMNVRTCRAHIAKLSTTLGSGSRAQLGYLIAQSGILDQDH; from the coding sequence ATGGTTTCAGACCAGGGCAATTCAGGGCACAGGCACAGGCCCGGCGAACTGTGCGAAGCGGGTAAAAACCTCTACGCGGCAGCCCTGCGCACCGGTCGGCTCTCCCGCTCAGAGGCGGAAGCGGCACCCTGCCTGCTGGATCTGGCCCTGCTGCGCCCGGATCCGGACGACACCCGATGGCTCCGCCCCGTACCCCCGGCGATCGCGCTCAACCAGCTCACTCACCCAATCGAGCGGGAGATCCAGGAGCGCCGGCAGCTCGCCGTCTCCCTCGCCGACACCTTCGAACCGTTCATGACCCTCACGACCCTGGACCCGTCGACGACCCACGCGGTCACCGTGCTCGAGGGGCTCAGCCTCATCAACTCCACCCTGGACCGGGTCACCGCGGAGTGCGCCGAGGAACTCCTCACCGTCCAGCCGGGAAGCGGACGCCCGCCGGACGCCCTGGAGGAGGCGCTCCGCAGAGTGCACCCGCTGATAAACAAAGGGGTGAAGATGCGCACCCTGTATCAGCACACCGCCCGCCATCACCCCTCCACGCTGGCGTACGTGGAACGCGTAGCTCCGCACGGAGTGGAGGTGCGGACGCTCGAAGAGATCATCGAGCGTCTGATCATCGTCGACCGGAAAGTGGCCTTCGTACCGGCCAGCAGGGACCGCCAGATCGCTCTCGAACTGCGTCACGAGGGCCTGGTCCAGTATCTCGTCGGCGTTTTCGAGCAGTTCTGGCTCCACGGGACGCCATGGGACGACCAGCTCTCGTACGCGCCCGAGATCGACGGCATCACCAGCATCCAGCGCTCCATCGCCAAACTCCTCATCGACGGCCACGTGGACGAAGCGATCGCGCGCCGACTGGGCATGAACGTCCGCACCTGCCGCGCGCACATCGCCAAACTGAGCACCACTCTCGGCAGTGGCAGCCGGGCCCAACTCGGCTACCTCATCGCCCAGTCGGGAATCCTGGACCAGGATCACTGA